One part of the Glycine soja cultivar W05 chromosome 11, ASM419377v2, whole genome shotgun sequence genome encodes these proteins:
- the LOC114376560 gene encoding probable LRR receptor-like serine/threonine-protein kinase At1g05700 translates to MEGHFLFLMFHLSLTLPIIVRAQNQSGFISIDCGLEDEPNYTDETTSIYYSSDVNFTNSGVSHSISSKYKASLDRQFWNVRSFPDGTRNCYTLVVPQVSSKKYLVRARFAYGNYDGKDSLPEFDIYLGDSWWGSVVFQDASSVVTKEIIYAASSNYAHVCLFNTAKGTPFISVLELRVLNSEAYLVNFVELLARFDVGLQDGEIIRYPDDVYDRIWTPYNSNEWTQIDNTLTIDHDATTSFDFLPLPPSIVMGTAAIPANVNDNIEFHFLPKNNASTCYVYMFFAELQKLQANQIREFNIFVNGDILNNAPINPIYLQNAYHLAIIENPLELWINKTSGSTLPPLLNAIEIYMTKNFSLSETYQTDVDGIINVKSIYGIKRNWQGDPCTPLAYLWDGLNCSYAESDSPRIIYLNLSFSGLIGNIAPGISNLQSIEYLDLSNNNLTGAVPEFLSQLRFLRVLNLEGNQLSGTIPMQLIVNSENGLLEFIFGGNPSLCSPGSSCNNKNGNKVVVPLVASLGGAFMILVITVISFCIYKRRQPVSHHLSKQNAYYKIREELESNKQEFTYAEVLSMTRNFERVVGKGGFATVYHGWIDDTEVAVKMLSPSAQGYLQFQAEAKLLAVVHHKFLTALIGYCDDGENMALIYEYMANGDLAKHLSGKSKNILSWNQRIQIAVDAAEGLEYLHHGCNMPIVHRDVKSKNILLNEKFRGKLADFGLSKIYSDEDDTHMTTVVAGTLGYLDPEYNRSHKLREKSDVFSFGIVLFEIITGQPAITKTEERTHIIQWVDSILLERGINDIVDSRLQGEFDIHHVKKALDTAKACVATTSINRPTMTHVVNELKQCFSKMMTTPSNSDDHESSPNSFITVSFDGISGQSSLQR, encoded by the exons ATGGAAGGACACTTTCTATTTCTGATGTTTCATCTCTCTTTAACTCTTCCTATCATTGTTCGAGCACAGAATCAATCAG GCTTCATTAGTATTGACTGCGGACTTGAGGATGAACCAAACTACACAGATGAAACCACTTCCATCTATTACTCTTCGGATGTCAACTTCACAAACAGTGGTGTAAGCCACAGTATATCATCTAAATACAAGGCTTCCCTTGACAGGCAGTTCTGGAATGTTAGAAGCTTCCCGGATGGAACCAGGAACTGCTATACCCTTGTTGTTCCTCAAGTAAGTAGCAAGAAATATTTAGTGAGGGCAAGGTTTGCATATGGAAATTACGATGGAAAAGACTCTCTTCCCGAGTTTGACATCTATCTTGGAGACAGTTGGTGGGGATCAGTGGTGTTTCAGGATGCATCCAGTGTAGTCACCAAGGAAATCATTTATGCTGCTTCATCCAATTATGCTCATGTTTGTTTATTCAACACTGCAAAGGGTACACCCTTTATTTCAGTTTTAGAGCTTAGAGTTCTTAACAGTGAGGCCTATCTAGTTAACTTTGTGGAGCTATTGGCACGATTTGACGTAGGCTTACAGGATGGTGAAATAATCAG ATATCCGGATGATGTCTATGATAGAATATGGACACCTTATAACTCAAATGAATGGACACAGATAGATAACACCCTTACCATAGACCATGATGCTACTACGTCATTTGATTTTTTACCATTGCCGCCTTCCATTGTCATGGGAACTGCAGCAATTCCAGCAAATGTCAATGACAATATAGAATTCCACTTCCTTCCCAAAAATAATGCATCCACATGTTATGTGTACATGTTCTTTGCTGAACTACAGAAGCTCCAGGCAAACCAAATTAGAGAGTTCAACATTTTTGTAAATGGGGACATTTTAAATAATGCTCCAATCAATCCTATATACCTGCAGAATGCGTATCATTTAGCAATAATTGAAAATCCGTTGGAACTTTGGATTAATAAAACTAGTGGATCGACTCTTCCACCTCTTCTCAACGCCATCGAGATATACATGACAAAAAACTTCTCACTATCAGAAACATATCAAACAGATG TTGATGGTATCATAAATGTCAAGTCAATCTATGGGATCAAGAGAAACTGGCAAGGAGATCCTTGTACCCCACTGGCTTACTTGTGGGATGGTCTTAACTGCAGCTATGCTGAATCTGATTCACCAAGGATCATATACTT GAACTTATCTTTCAGTGGTTTAATAGGAAACATAGCCCCTGGCATATCAAATCTGCAGTCCATTGAATATTT GGATTTGTCAAACAACAATTTGACTGGGGCCGTGCCTGAATTCCTATCCCAACTGCGCTTCTTAAGAGTTCT GAACCTAGAAGGAAATCAGCTATCAGGAACAATTCCAATGCAACTCATTGTAAATTCCGAGAATGGTTTGCTTGAATTCAT TTTTGGTGGAAATCCAAGTCTTTGCTCACCAGGTTCATCATGCAACAACAAGAATGGGAATAAGGTTGTAGTTCCACTGGTGGCATCACTTGGTGGAGCTTTCATGATACTAGTAATAACAGTGATTTCTTTCTGCATATACAAAAGGAGACAACCAG TTTCCCATCATCTCAGCAAGCAGAATGCTTATTACAAAATAAGGGAGGAACTAGAGTCAAATAAACAAGAATTCACCTATGCCGAAGTCTTGAGCATGACCAGAAATTTTGAAAGGGTTGTTGGGAAAGGAGGATTTGCTACAGTGTACCATGGCTGGATAGATGATACTGAGGTAGCTGTCAAAATGCTCTCTCCCTCAGCTCAAGGATATCTGCAATTTCAGGCAGAG GCCAAACTTCTTGCTGTAGTTCATCATAAATTCTTGACTGCTCTGATAGGATATTGTGATGATGGCGAAAATATGGCTCTCATCTATGAGTATATGGCTAATGGAGACTTAGCAAAGCATTTATCAG GCAAAAGCAAAAATATATTGAGTTGGAACCAACGAATTCAAATTGCAGTGGATGCTGCAGAAG GATTGGAGTACCTGCATCATGGCTGCAATATGCCGATTGTTCACAGAGATGTTAAGTCTAAAAACATCTTACTGAATGAAAAATTCCGGGGTAAACTAGCTGATTTTGGGTTGTCAAAGATCTACTCAGATGAAGATGACACCCATATGACCACAGTGGTAGCTGGCACCCTTGGATATCTTGACCCAGA GTACAATAGATCACACAAATTGAGGGAAAAAAGTGATGTTTTCAGTTTTGGGATAGTTTTGTTTGAGATAATTACAGGTCAACCTGCTATAACCAAAACCGAAGAGAGAACTCACATAATTCAATGGGTTGATTCTATACTGCTTGAAAGGGGGATCAATGATATTGTGGATTCAAGATTGCAGGGAGAATTTGATATTCATCATGTGAAGAAGGCCTTAGACACTGCAAAGGCTTGTGTAGCAACCACTTCCATTAATAGGCCAACCATGACCCATGTAGTTAATGAATTGAAACAATGTTTCTCAAAAATGATGACAACTCCGTCTAATTCTGACGATCATGAGAGTTCACCCAACAGCTTTATCACAGTCTCCTTTGATGGAATTAGTGGACAGAGCTCTCTACAAAGATAG